Genomic segment of Helicobacter sp. 12S02232-10:
AAAAAGCTTTGGATTCAAGGTTTTCAGGGGTTTTTGGAAAAGCATCTGCAGGGGCACTCAGTGCTTTTACTTCGATAATAACTGCAACTTCGCCATCTACATAAATCGCAGCATCAATCTTGCCTTTTGTATTGACATCATATTTAAAAGTGCTTTTTAAAAAATCATTAATTTTGTTTTTATGGTGTTCTTCGGTCTCTTTGGGATTAGTTTGGAGGAGCTTTGAAATTTCAGTCTCAAAAGCTTCTAATTCTGCTTGTGTGGGGTTGTTGCTATTTGCAAGATCGCCTAAGAATTCTTGCGGGGATTGTTTAGTGTATTTCATTTTCTGCCTGTATTAAATTTATCTTTTTAATAGGCACAGATTATATAAAGATAATCTTAAATTAACCCTTAAAGAGGCTTGGAGGCTTTAGACAAATCAATATGGCAATATCCCTGTGGATTTTTTTGAAGGTATTTTTGGTGATATTCCTCAGCCAAATAGTAATTTTCAAGCTCTTTGACTTCGGTTTGAATAGACTTATGATAACGCTCTTGGATTTTCTGAATAAAAGCTTTGACAAACTCTAAAGTTTTAGGATCGTTTGCATAGATCCCGCTTCTGTATTGAGTCCCAACATCATTACCTTGCTTATTCCAAGCTGTAGGATCGATGATGGAAAAAAATCGCTCCAAAACTTCTTCAAGAGAAATTTTATCTTCGTCATATTGAAGCTCTATCGCTTCTACTGCACCACTTACAGAACTGCAAACAAGCTCATAACTTGGGTTTGGAATCTTTGAATTCGCATAACCGACACTAGTATGTTCCACGCCAAAAAGCAAATCAAAAAAGCCTTGCACACCCCAAAAACAACCTCCGGCTAAATAAATGGTTTTGATCATATTTTCTCCAATTTTTAGAGAAATTTTAGCTTGATAAGATTAAACTAGAGGTATTGATACTTAAGTCACAATTTAGCCATATGACTTTTTTATAATCCCCACATTTCTAATCCCCCTCCCCCAATATCAAACTGAATCT
This window contains:
- the msrA gene encoding peptide-methionine (S)-S-oxide reductase MsrA is translated as MIKTIYLAGGCFWGVQGFFDLLFGVEHTSVGYANSKIPNPSYELVCSSVSGAVEAIELQYDEDKISLEEVLERFFSIIDPTAWNKQGNDVGTQYRSGIYANDPKTLEFVKAFIQKIQERYHKSIQTEVKELENYYLAEEYHQKYLQKNPQGYCHIDLSKASKPL